TGCCGTTGACGGCTGAGGACGTCAACCGGGACTTGGCTCGCCGCCAGCAGGGGTACGGCCGTGGCGGCCGTATGCGCGTCGAACAGGATCGGGTCGAATTCGGTTGCGGGGTCCGCAAGGGCGCCACTCTGGGCAATCCGATCGGGCTGTTGATCGCCAATAAGGATTGGGAAAATTGGAAGGACGTGATGGCAGCCGAACCGGGGCCGACCGTTACCGAGAAGGTTGTGACCAGGCCAAGACCGGGGCATGCGGACCTGGTCGGGGCGATCAAGTATGGCCACCGCGACATCCGCAATGTGCTTGAGAAGGCCAGCGCTCGTGAAACGGCAATCCGCGTGGCGATCGGAGGAGTGGCCAAGGCGTTGTTGGCCCAGTTCGGTATGCAGGTACTGAGCTATACGGTGCAAATCGGCGATGTGGTCGCCAAGAGGATCGATGATCCTCTCGAAGCCTACCGGCAGGCAGAGACATCCGATGTCCGTTCGCCCGATCCGGAAGCGGGGGCGCAGATGGTCGAGCGGATCCGGACTGCCAAGCATAAAGGCGATACTCTGGGGGGTGTGTTCGAAGTGGTGGTGACGAACCCTCCGATCGGCCTGGGCAGCTATACCCAATGGGATCGGCGGCTTTCGGCACGATTGGCCATGGCGGCGATGAGCATCCAGGCGATGAAGGGTGTGGAGATTGGCATGGGGTTCGAAGCCGCACGCCGATTCGGGTCCGAAGTCCACGACGATATCTACTACGACAAGCCAGGGCAGCAGTTCGTCCGTCACACCAACAATGCCGGGGGGTTGGAGGGCGGCATCACCAACGGCCTGCCGATCGTCCTGCGGGTAGCCATGAAACCGATCTCGACGCTCTACAGTCCGAAAAAGAGCGTGGATATTGAGACCAAGGAGCCTTTTGACGCCACGGTGGAGCGGTCCGATATCTGTACCGTGCCGGCCGCGGGCGTGGTTGGAGAGGCAGTCGTCGCCTTTGAGATGGCCAACGCCCTGGTTGAAAAGTTCGGCGGTGATAGCCTTGAGGAGATGAAGCGCAATTTCGACGCCTACCAGGCCTACGTCAAAACCTTTTAGTTTCTTCCGCGCTGTGGTACCATCCCCGAACTTTACTTCGGTGTATCGTCCCCTCTGAGCCCGTCTTCTACCGGGAGGGCGGGCCGCTCCCGTTGTGCCGACAGGTGAAGTATGCAGTCTTCCACCGCTGAACAATGCGTCAAAGTCTCCTTGGCCGAACGGAGCTACGACATTGTCATCAAGGCCGGCCTGCTGCATGAGATCGGCGACCGACTGCGGAGCATTGGGTGTTCCGGAAAGGTCGCCGTCGTTACGAATCCGGTGGTGGGCCGGCTTTATGGGAAGGTCGTGCTGCGCTCGCTGAAAGCGGCCGGGTATCAGGTCAAGGTGATCCTGGTGCCGGATGGCGAGCGGGCGAAGACCTTACGCTGGACGGCGGCCATTCTGGACAACTTGGCCAAGGAACGATTCGAGCGCGGCTCGTTCATCGTGGCCTTGGGGGGCGGAGTGGTCGGCGACTTGGCCGGGTTTGCCGCGGCCCTGTTTGTGCGGGGGATTCCCTTTGTGCAGGTACCCACTACGCTCGTCTCCCAGGTGGATTCAAGCGTCGGCGGCAAGACGGGGGTTAATCATGTCTTGGGCAAGAATCTGATCGGTGCCTTTCATCAGCCGAGGCTGGTGTTGATTGATCCGGTAACGCTCGGCACGTTGCCGAAGCGCGAATGGGTCGCAGGGTTGGCCGAGGTGATCAAATACGGCATGATCGAGGATGCGGAGTTTTTTGCCTATCTCGAGCGACATATGAATGATTTGCTGGCGATGGAGCCGAGCCGGGTTGCGCACATTGTTACTCGCTCCTGCCAGATCAAAGCGTCAGTGGTGATGGAAGACGAGCGGGAATCCGACCGGAGACGTGTGCTCAACTACGGCCATACGGTGGGCCATGCCCTGGAATCCCTGGGAGGCTATCGCAAGTTGATCCATGGCGAGGCGGTGGCCATCGGGATGGTGCAGGAAGCCGGCCTGGCCAAGCATCTTGGCTTGTGCAGCCAGGAAGTCGTGGCGCGCCAGCGATCCTTGGTACGCGCGGCCGGATTGCCGGATGCTTTGCCAGTGACGCGATTTTCGGAATTGTGGACCGCCATGCAGCATGATAAGAAGATGTCCAAGGGGCGATTGCACTGCGTGCTGCCCGAACAGGTCGGCCGGGTCACGATCGTCCCCATTGAACGGCCTGCCGTGAAGGAGTGGTTTGCGAGCGTTGGGCGTGAGGCGCGATCCTAACCGGGAATTCTATGGCGACGAAACGTCCTCAATCCGTCCAGGCTTTGGAGCGGGCCTTGCGCGAAAAAACGCGCGAGGTCGATGTGCTGCACCGCATCAGCGAATCGATCAGCGCGACCTTGGATCTCGAAGTGGTGCTGCGGCACATCGTCGAGATGGTCGTCGAGGTGACCAGGGCCGATGCCTGCCTGCTGTACCTGCTCTCCGAGAGTCGCGAGGAGTTGATTTTGCGGGCCTCAAAGAATCCCCACCCCAAACTGATCGGACGGATTACGATCGGTCTTGGTGAAGGGATTACCGGCTGGGTGGCGCGTGAGCGGACGCGCGTGGTGATTCCCAGCAACGCCAATGACGACCCCCGGTTCAAATTTTTTCATAATCTTCCGGAAGACCGGTATCAGGCCTTCGTGTCGGTGCCCATCCTGACCAAAAAGGAAGTGGTGGGTGTGATCAACGTGCAGCACAAGCGGCCGAAACGGTACCAGCCCGACGAGTTGGCGCTCTTGACCACGATTGCCAATCAGGTCGGCGGGGCGATCGAGAATGCCCGTCTTTATGCGGAAATGTCCCGCAAGGCGCTCCAGGTGGATACCCTCTCTCAAGTCTCTGAGACCGTGGCCTCGAACCGCTTGATCGAGGATGTCTTGCAGTTGATCGTCACGATGACCGCGCAGATGATGAACTCGAAGATCTGTTCGATCATGTTGCTGGAGCCGGCCTCAGGGGAGCTGCGCATCATGGCGACTCAGAGCCTGAGCGAACAGTACCGTCGGAAGCCCAGCCTGAAGTTGGGGCAAAGCATCAGCGGCCGCGCGGTACAGGAGCGCCGGTCCATCATCGTGCCGGATGTCACCAAAGAACGGGACTACATGTATCCGGAGATGGCGCGAAGGGAAGGGCTCTGTTCCTTGCTCTCCGTACCCATGCTGATTCGAGATCGGGCGGTCGGCGTGATCAACAGCTATACCTCCGTCCCGCACGCCTTTACGTCCGAAGAGATCAAGGTTCTCCAGGCCATTGCTAATCAGGCGGCCATCGCAATCGAGAACACCAAGCTGGTGGAAAAGTCTTTTGAAATGCAGGAGGCGCTCGAGGTGCGGAAGCTGGTGGAGCGAGCCAAGGGCAGTCTGATGCAGGCCAAGGGGATATCGGAGGAGGAGGCGTTCCGGCTGATGCAACGGCAAAGTATGGATACCCGCAAGTCCATGCGTGAGATCGCCGAGGCGGTGATCCTGGCCATCGGTATCGAGCGGCATGCCGGCAGCCGGGACTTCAATAGGCCTTGACAGGTTCTCGGACGCGGTGCTATAAGCCCTCTAGTAATGCGCGAGGGGGAACAAGGGCGTTTCCCGGGTGCATGTAAGCCGGCGCCATTCATGCCGGATAGCAGGACGATGACGTCCTCGGCCCCAGACAGTGAACGGGGGCGGAGGGCGTTTTTTTTTGTCCCGGATAGAGCGAGGTCGGTCTTGCGACGGTTTCGCATCGCCATGGTCCAGATGAATTCAATCGTCGGAGACCTGCCGGGGAATAGGCAGCGCATTACCGGGTGGCTGCGTGAAGCCCGAAAGGCCAAGGTCGATCTCGTTGTTTTCCCGGAATTGGCGATTACCGGCTATCCCCCTGAAGATTTGCTGCTGAATCCGAAGTTTCTGAGCGATACCAAGCGTGCGTTGCGGGAGGTTGTCAAGCACTGTCGTGGCCTGGCCGCCGTGGTGGGATGTGTCAGCGAAGGGGAGGTGCCTGGAACCCGGCCCGCGCCTCCCTTAGCGGTGGCCGTCGGAGCACAGGAAATCTGCAATGCTGCCGCCGTGATTGCGGACCGACGGCTGGTCATCTCTTATGGCAAGCGGTATTTGCCCAATTACGGGGTGTTCGACGAACGCCGGTACTTCCATCCTGGCCGACGCATTCCGGTGATCGTGCTGAACGGGACCCCCGTCGGGGTCAACATTTGCGAGGATATCTGGTTTCCGGATGGACCGACCCGCACCCAAGCGATGGCTGGCGCGGAAGTGATCGTGAACATCAACGCCTCGCCGTTTCACGT
This Nitrospirota bacterium DNA region includes the following protein-coding sequences:
- a CDS encoding chorismate synthase; protein product: MRYLNGGESHGKYLLAVLEGVPAGLPLTAEDVNRDLARRQQGYGRGGRMRVEQDRVEFGCGVRKGATLGNPIGLLIANKDWENWKDVMAAEPGPTVTEKVVTRPRPGHADLVGAIKYGHRDIRNVLEKASARETAIRVAIGGVAKALLAQFGMQVLSYTVQIGDVVAKRIDDPLEAYRQAETSDVRSPDPEAGAQMVERIRTAKHKGDTLGGVFEVVVTNPPIGLGSYTQWDRRLSARLAMAAMSIQAMKGVEIGMGFEAARRFGSEVHDDIYYDKPGQQFVRHTNNAGGLEGGITNGLPIVLRVAMKPISTLYSPKKSVDIETKEPFDATVERSDICTVPAAGVVGEAVVAFEMANALVEKFGGDSLEEMKRNFDAYQAYVKTF
- a CDS encoding 3-dehydroquinate synthase gives rise to the protein MQSSTAEQCVKVSLAERSYDIVIKAGLLHEIGDRLRSIGCSGKVAVVTNPVVGRLYGKVVLRSLKAAGYQVKVILVPDGERAKTLRWTAAILDNLAKERFERGSFIVALGGGVVGDLAGFAAALFVRGIPFVQVPTTLVSQVDSSVGGKTGVNHVLGKNLIGAFHQPRLVLIDPVTLGTLPKREWVAGLAEVIKYGMIEDAEFFAYLERHMNDLLAMEPSRVAHIVTRSCQIKASVVMEDERESDRRRVLNYGHTVGHALESLGGYRKLIHGEAVAIGMVQEAGLAKHLGLCSQEVVARQRSLVRAAGLPDALPVTRFSELWTAMQHDKKMSKGRLHCVLPEQVGRVTIVPIERPAVKEWFASVGREARS
- a CDS encoding GAF domain-containing protein; protein product: MATKRPQSVQALERALREKTREVDVLHRISESISATLDLEVVLRHIVEMVVEVTRADACLLYLLSESREELILRASKNPHPKLIGRITIGLGEGITGWVARERTRVVIPSNANDDPRFKFFHNLPEDRYQAFVSVPILTKKEVVGVINVQHKRPKRYQPDELALLTTIANQVGGAIENARLYAEMSRKALQVDTLSQVSETVASNRLIEDVLQLIVTMTAQMMNSKICSIMLLEPASGELRIMATQSLSEQYRRKPSLKLGQSISGRAVQERRSIIVPDVTKERDYMYPEMARREGLCSLLSVPMLIRDRAVGVINSYTSVPHAFTSEEIKVLQAIANQAAIAIENTKLVEKSFEMQEALEVRKLVERAKGSLMQAKGISEEEAFRLMQRQSMDTRKSMREIAEAVILAIGIERHAGSRDFNRP